A region from the Sandaracinus amylolyticus genome encodes:
- a CDS encoding acyl-CoA dehydrogenase family protein has product MDFELTQEQKMLAESAASFAKKTSPVERLRKIRSMPHVEGVEQRHAAKADPRNWEPAVWKQMAELGWLGLFYPESVGGLGLRFFDASLVIEKLGTTLVPEPYVASVVLAGWALLKAGSAEQHAKYLTPMIEGDTSLALAWQERHSRYDVTKVKTVAKKSGGGHALTGEKVLVLNGHAADHVVVSARTEDGALALFVVDAKSKGVAIESITTMDSGRAAQIRLEGAEGVLLTGGDAQVALEWALDLAAAAACAEGLGIARTVLDMTNAYLKVRKQFGVPIGTFQVLQHRAVDMFVQTQLLESTAILAAVRADDEDADERRRAVSIAKARLTAGGKYVTQQSVQLHGGIGITDEHDVGLYFKRMQVLCTLFGDDEFHLTRFASRDAFASTVGE; this is encoded by the coding sequence ATGGACTTCGAGCTCACGCAGGAGCAGAAGATGCTCGCCGAGTCGGCGGCGAGCTTCGCGAAGAAGACGTCGCCGGTGGAGCGGCTCCGCAAGATCCGCTCGATGCCGCACGTCGAGGGCGTCGAGCAGCGTCACGCCGCCAAGGCGGATCCGCGCAACTGGGAGCCCGCGGTGTGGAAGCAGATGGCGGAGCTGGGATGGCTCGGCCTGTTCTACCCGGAGAGCGTCGGCGGCCTGGGGCTTCGCTTCTTCGACGCGTCGCTGGTGATCGAGAAGCTCGGCACGACGCTGGTGCCCGAGCCGTACGTCGCGAGCGTGGTGCTCGCGGGCTGGGCGCTGCTCAAGGCGGGCAGCGCGGAGCAGCACGCGAAGTACCTCACGCCGATGATCGAGGGCGACACGAGCCTCGCGCTCGCGTGGCAGGAGCGGCACTCGCGCTACGACGTGACGAAGGTGAAGACCGTCGCGAAGAAGTCGGGCGGCGGTCACGCGCTCACCGGTGAGAAGGTGCTCGTGCTCAACGGGCACGCGGCGGATCACGTCGTGGTGTCGGCGCGCACCGAGGACGGCGCGCTCGCGCTCTTCGTCGTCGATGCGAAGAGCAAGGGCGTCGCGATCGAGAGCATCACGACGATGGACTCGGGCCGCGCGGCGCAGATCCGGCTCGAGGGCGCAGAGGGCGTGCTGCTCACGGGCGGCGACGCGCAGGTCGCGCTCGAGTGGGCCCTCGATCTCGCGGCCGCGGCGGCGTGCGCGGAGGGCCTCGGCATCGCGCGCACCGTGCTCGACATGACGAACGCGTACCTCAAGGTGCGCAAGCAGTTCGGCGTGCCGATCGGGACGTTCCAGGTGCTGCAGCATCGCGCGGTCGACATGTTCGTGCAGACGCAGCTGCTCGAGAGCACGGCGATCCTCGCGGCGGTGCGCGCCGACGACGAAGACGCCGACGAGCGTCGTCGCGCGGTGTCGATCGCCAAAGCGCGGCTCACGGCGGGCGGCAAGTACGTGACGCAGCAGAGCGTCCAGCTGCACGGCGGCATCGGGATCACCGACGAGCACGACGTGGGGCTCTACTTCAAGCGCATGCAGGTGCTCTGCACGCTGTTCGGCGACGACGAGTTCCACCTCACGCGCTTCGCGTCGCGCGACGCGTTCGCGTCGACCGTCGGCGAGTGA
- a CDS encoding NAD(P)H-binding protein, with amino-acid sequence MRVLLSGATGFVGHLLEPVLRASGHDVVCGSRDPDRARARWPERAWTHLDLDDRASIARAMEGCDAAYYLVHAISTKHDYPEREAREADRFAIEARAHGLRRVVYLGGVAPSGRASRHLRSRLRTGELLRTGAPCCVELRAAMIIGEGSASWAMVRDLSARLPAMVLPQWTQFRSAPVAIDDVLIALSRALELDVPGSCWLDVPGPELMTHEELLRRVSAKLGHRPAMVPVPVLTPSLSSWWVALVTDVGLAMARELVQGLQSDLVPSGDSIWDRIADHAPITLELAVDRAMRARRGPERGLVATLVDRARLRSASAARG; translated from the coding sequence GTGCGCGTGTTGCTCTCGGGCGCGACGGGCTTCGTGGGCCACTTGCTCGAGCCGGTGCTCCGCGCCTCGGGGCACGACGTGGTGTGTGGCAGTCGTGACCCGGATCGCGCGCGTGCGCGCTGGCCGGAGCGCGCGTGGACGCACCTCGATCTCGATGATCGCGCGTCGATCGCGCGCGCGATGGAGGGATGCGACGCCGCGTACTACCTCGTGCACGCGATCTCGACGAAGCACGACTACCCGGAGCGCGAGGCGCGCGAGGCGGACCGCTTCGCGATCGAAGCGCGCGCGCACGGTCTCCGGCGCGTCGTGTACCTCGGCGGCGTCGCGCCGAGCGGCCGCGCGTCGCGCCACCTGCGCTCGCGGCTGCGCACCGGCGAGCTGCTGCGCACCGGCGCGCCGTGCTGCGTCGAGCTGCGCGCCGCGATGATCATCGGCGAGGGCAGCGCGAGCTGGGCGATGGTGCGTGATCTCTCCGCGCGCCTGCCCGCGATGGTGCTGCCGCAGTGGACCCAGTTCCGCAGCGCGCCGGTCGCGATCGACGACGTGCTGATCGCGCTCTCGCGCGCGCTCGAGCTCGACGTGCCCGGATCGTGCTGGCTCGACGTGCCGGGGCCCGAGCTGATGACGCACGAGGAGCTGCTGCGTCGCGTCTCGGCGAAGCTCGGTCATCGCCCTGCGATGGTTCCCGTGCCGGTGCTCACTCCGTCGCTCTCGAGCTGGTGGGTCGCGCTCGTGACCGACGTCGGCCTCGCGATGGCGCGCGAGCTCGTGCAGGGACTGCAGAGCGATCTCGTGCCCAGCGGCGACTCGATCTGGGATCGAATCGCCGATCACGCGCCGATCACGCTCGAGCTCGCGGTCGATCGGGCGATGCGCGCGCGACGTGGACCGGAGCGCGGGCTCGTCGCGACGCTCGTCGATCGCGCTCGGCTCCGCAGCGCGAGCGCGGCGCGGGGATGA
- a CDS encoding benzoate-CoA ligase family protein, which translates to MDAPHFPERFNLADYFLDDRIREGRGARTAVKVGDRSWTYAEVQSLANRASHALRDRGIDLEDRVLILLFDGIEFAATWFGILKAGAVFCMGNPLATEADLDYLLGYTRARAVVADASTLDRLAPALARHPRCRVRLIAGDVSEEMQRAGFEPLDRAMASASDRTENADTSRDDVAGWLFTSGTTGKPKGAVHFHHDFAFNTELYPKQVLQLREDDVFLSVSRLFFGYATGTNLMFPFRFGATAVFFPDKPTPEKLFAEIAKHRVTVLSNVPAMIRQMVDHPESESADLSSLRMCLSAGEALPAPLYERWRGRGWCEILDGIGSAELFHIYISNYPGDVKLGSLGKLVPGYEARIVGADGQDVAPGEIGRLWVRGDSAALCYWGDQEKTKSTFVGGDWVVSADLFTRDADGYFYYSGRGDDILKVRGMFVSPLEIEDCLATHACVKECAVIGALDEDGMTVPKAVVVLRDGWSPNQETIAALQEHAKTQLARYKFPRIVRFVDALPRNDRGKVLRRELTDA; encoded by the coding sequence ATGGACGCTCCGCACTTCCCCGAGCGCTTCAACCTCGCCGACTACTTCCTCGATGATCGCATCCGCGAGGGCCGCGGCGCGCGCACCGCGGTGAAGGTCGGCGATCGATCGTGGACCTACGCCGAGGTGCAGTCGCTCGCGAACCGCGCGTCGCACGCGCTGCGAGATCGCGGGATCGATCTCGAGGATCGCGTGCTGATCCTGCTCTTCGACGGGATCGAGTTCGCCGCGACGTGGTTCGGGATCCTCAAGGCGGGCGCGGTGTTCTGCATGGGCAACCCGCTCGCGACCGAGGCCGACCTCGACTACCTGCTCGGCTACACACGCGCGCGCGCCGTGGTCGCCGACGCGAGCACGCTCGATCGCCTCGCGCCCGCGCTCGCGAGGCACCCGCGCTGTCGCGTGCGGTTGATCGCCGGCGACGTGAGCGAAGAGATGCAGCGCGCGGGGTTCGAGCCGCTCGATCGCGCGATGGCGAGCGCGAGCGATCGCACCGAGAACGCCGACACCTCGCGCGACGACGTCGCGGGCTGGCTCTTCACCAGCGGCACGACGGGCAAGCCGAAGGGCGCGGTGCACTTCCACCACGACTTCGCGTTCAACACCGAGCTCTATCCGAAACAGGTCCTGCAGCTGCGCGAGGACGACGTGTTCCTCAGCGTCTCGCGGCTCTTCTTCGGGTACGCGACGGGCACGAACCTGATGTTCCCGTTCCGCTTCGGCGCCACGGCGGTGTTCTTCCCCGACAAGCCGACGCCCGAGAAGCTCTTCGCGGAGATCGCGAAGCACCGCGTCACCGTGCTGTCGAACGTGCCCGCGATGATCCGCCAGATGGTCGATCACCCCGAGAGCGAGAGCGCGGATCTCTCGTCGCTGCGCATGTGCCTCTCGGCGGGCGAGGCGCTCCCGGCGCCGCTCTACGAGCGATGGCGCGGCCGCGGGTGGTGCGAGATCCTCGACGGCATCGGCAGCGCCGAGCTCTTCCACATCTACATCTCGAACTACCCCGGCGACGTGAAGCTCGGCTCGCTCGGGAAGCTCGTGCCGGGCTACGAGGCGCGCATCGTCGGCGCGGACGGACAGGACGTCGCGCCGGGTGAGATCGGGCGCCTCTGGGTGCGCGGTGACAGCGCGGCACTCTGCTACTGGGGCGACCAGGAGAAGACGAAGAGCACGTTCGTCGGCGGGGACTGGGTGGTCAGCGCGGATCTCTTCACGCGCGATGCCGACGGCTACTTCTACTACTCGGGCCGCGGCGACGACATCCTCAAGGTGCGCGGCATGTTCGTGTCGCCGCTGGAGATCGAGGACTGCCTCGCGACCCACGCGTGCGTGAAGGAGTGCGCGGTGATCGGCGCGCTCGACGAGGACGGCATGACGGTGCCGAAGGCGGTCGTCGTGCTGCGCGATGGTTGGTCACCCAACCAAGAAACGATCGCCGCGCTGCAGGAGCACGCGAAGACGCAGCTCGCGCGGTACAAGTTCCCGCGGATCGTGCGCTTCGTGGATGCGCTCCCGCGCAACGATCGCGGCAAGGTGCTGCGCCGGGAGCTGACGGATGCGTGA
- a CDS encoding OmpA family protein, which produces MDQINRKTMTGAVLGGALLTGAAIAGCGAAAPTPQLQDARATMLEARESSAARLKPDGLLIAQRTLEAAEASEDGSRAEAHYAYIAERQTRVAMAEARQIELEQQMAADRARYGAELEEIARSRGATLQERERALAEQRGLVAQQQQQLEQSQQALAAEQQARMQAEQRAQESMDRLRELAAVRQEREETIITLSGEVIFETDSANLRGTARERLLAVADALRAAPDRLAVVEGHTDSRGSDSYNQQLSQRRAEAVRDYLIAEGVPAARLQAVGRGEAEPVDSNDSAEGRANNRRVEIHLQAMPGGAQQQR; this is translated from the coding sequence ATGGACCAGATCAACCGGAAGACGATGACGGGCGCGGTCCTCGGCGGCGCGCTGCTCACGGGCGCGGCGATCGCGGGCTGCGGTGCGGCCGCGCCGACGCCGCAGCTCCAGGACGCGCGCGCGACGATGCTCGAGGCTCGAGAGAGCTCGGCCGCGCGCCTCAAGCCCGACGGTCTGCTGATCGCGCAGCGCACGCTCGAAGCGGCAGAGGCCTCGGAGGACGGCTCGCGCGCGGAGGCGCACTACGCGTACATCGCGGAGCGCCAGACGCGCGTCGCGATGGCGGAGGCGCGACAGATCGAGCTCGAGCAGCAGATGGCCGCCGATCGCGCGCGCTACGGCGCCGAGCTCGAGGAGATCGCGCGCAGCCGCGGCGCGACGCTGCAGGAGCGCGAGCGCGCGCTCGCGGAGCAGCGCGGCCTCGTCGCGCAGCAGCAGCAGCAGCTCGAGCAGAGCCAGCAGGCGCTCGCGGCGGAGCAGCAGGCGCGCATGCAGGCGGAGCAGCGCGCGCAGGAGTCGATGGATCGGCTGCGCGAGCTCGCGGCGGTGCGTCAGGAGCGCGAGGAGACGATCATCACGCTGAGCGGCGAGGTGATCTTCGAGACCGACAGCGCGAACCTGCGCGGCACCGCGCGGGAGCGCCTGCTCGCGGTGGCCGATGCGTTGCGCGCCGCGCCGGATCGCCTCGCCGTCGTCGAAGGTCACACCGACTCGCGAGGCTCGGACTCCTACAACCAGCAGCTCTCGCAGCGGCGCGCCGAGGCGGTTCGCGACTACCTGATCGCGGAAGGCGTCCCCGCGGCGCGCCTCCAGGCCGTGGGCCGCGGCGAGGCCGAGCCCGTCGACAGCAACGACAGCGCGGAGGGACGCGCGAACAACCGTCGCGTCGAGATCCACCTCCAGGCGATGCCCGGCGGCGCGCAGCAGCAGCGCTGA
- a CDS encoding response regulator, which yields MTRIRVLVVDDQSLFREGLRAVLSVDPELEVVGEASNGEEALRACERLRPDVVLMDMKMPVLDGVAATRRLQVQQPRCKVVVLTTFDDDEVIFEGLRAGAVGYLLKDASTAQLGEAIRAASRGESFLEPSVASKVIAELSRLRARPAAASTLVTARELDVLRYLGRGASNKEIAAALFVTEGTVKNHVTSIFEKLGVTSRTEAAMRAKELGLI from the coding sequence GTGACGCGCATCCGTGTGCTCGTGGTCGACGATCAGTCGCTCTTCCGTGAAGGGCTGCGCGCCGTGCTCTCGGTCGATCCCGAGCTCGAGGTCGTCGGCGAGGCGTCGAACGGCGAGGAGGCGCTGCGTGCGTGCGAGCGCCTGCGCCCCGACGTCGTGCTGATGGACATGAAGATGCCGGTGCTCGACGGCGTGGCCGCGACGCGCCGCCTCCAGGTCCAGCAGCCGCGCTGCAAGGTCGTCGTGCTCACGACGTTCGACGACGACGAGGTGATCTTCGAGGGCCTGCGCGCGGGCGCGGTCGGCTATCTGCTGAAGGACGCGTCCACCGCGCAGCTCGGCGAGGCCATCCGCGCCGCCTCGCGCGGCGAGTCGTTCCTCGAGCCCTCGGTCGCGTCGAAGGTGATCGCCGAGCTCTCGCGCCTGCGCGCGCGCCCCGCCGCGGCGAGCACGCTCGTGACCGCGCGCGAGCTCGACGTGCTGCGCTACCTCGGGCGTGGCGCGTCGAACAAGGAGATCGCGGCGGCGCTCTTCGTCACCGAGGGCACGGTGAAGAACCACGTCACGAGCATCTTCGAGAAGCTCGGCGTCACGAGCCGCACCGAGGCCGCGATGCGCGCGAAGGAGCTCGGTCTGATTTGA
- a CDS encoding glycine C-acetyltransferase, translating into MADQDFLVHLQRELGSLKDQGLYKGERVITSPQDAIIRVKDGAEVLNFCANNYLGLANHPKLVEAAVDALPKLGFGMASVRFICGTQDVHKELEWRLSRFLGTEDTILYSSCFDANGGLFEALLGEEDAIVSDALNHASIIDGIRLCKAKRYRYANNDMADLERNLQQARADGAKRILIATDGVFSMDGILADLKTICDLADRYGAMTMVDDSHAVGFVGPSGRGTHEHCGVLGRVDILTGTLGKALGGASGGYTSGRKEIVEWLRQRSRPYLFSNTLAPVIAKTSIACLDLLESSDDLRTRLRANSARFREGMQAAGFTLAGAGHPIIPVMLGDAKVASDMADRMMREGIYVIGFSFPVVPRGAARIRTQMSAAHAPEHVDRAIAAFTKIGREMSLVS; encoded by the coding sequence ATGGCGGACCAGGATTTCCTCGTACATCTGCAGCGCGAGCTGGGCTCGCTGAAGGACCAGGGGCTCTACAAGGGCGAGCGCGTGATCACGTCCCCGCAGGACGCGATCATCCGCGTGAAGGACGGCGCCGAGGTCCTGAACTTCTGCGCGAACAACTACCTCGGTCTCGCGAACCACCCGAAGCTCGTGGAGGCCGCGGTCGACGCGCTCCCGAAGCTCGGGTTCGGCATGGCGAGCGTGCGCTTCATCTGCGGCACGCAGGACGTGCACAAGGAGCTCGAGTGGCGCCTGTCGCGCTTCCTCGGCACCGAGGACACGATCCTCTACTCGTCGTGCTTCGACGCGAACGGCGGTCTCTTCGAGGCGCTGCTCGGCGAAGAGGACGCGATCGTCTCCGACGCGCTCAACCACGCGTCGATCATCGACGGCATCCGGCTCTGCAAGGCCAAGCGCTACCGCTATGCGAACAACGACATGGCGGACCTCGAGCGCAACCTGCAGCAGGCACGCGCGGACGGCGCCAAGCGCATCCTGATCGCGACCGACGGCGTGTTCTCGATGGACGGCATCCTCGCCGACCTGAAGACGATCTGCGACCTCGCGGATCGCTACGGCGCGATGACGATGGTCGACGACTCGCACGCGGTCGGCTTCGTCGGCCCGAGCGGTCGCGGCACGCACGAGCACTGCGGCGTGCTCGGCCGCGTCGACATCCTCACGGGCACGCTGGGCAAGGCGCTCGGCGGCGCGTCCGGGGGATACACGTCGGGCCGCAAGGAGATCGTCGAGTGGCTGCGCCAGCGCTCGCGGCCGTATCTCTTCTCCAACACGCTCGCGCCGGTGATCGCGAAGACGTCGATCGCGTGCCTCGATCTCCTCGAGTCGAGCGACGATCTGCGCACGCGCCTGCGCGCGAACAGCGCGCGCTTCCGCGAGGGCATGCAGGCCGCGGGGTTCACGCTCGCGGGCGCGGGCCATCCGATCATCCCGGTGATGCTCGGTGACGCGAAGGTCGCGTCGGACATGGCGGATCGCATGATGCGCGAGGGCATCTACGTGATCGGCTTCTCGTTCCCGGTGGTGCCGCGCGGCGCGGCGCGCATCCGCACGCAGATGAGCGCGGCCCACGCGCCCGAGCACGTCGACCGCGCGATCGCGGCGTTCACGAAGATCGGTCGCGAGATGAGCCTCGTCAGCTGA
- a CDS encoding sensor histidine kinase, whose translation MQDDVAPAARPRFVGAGTIIATVVVVVLAGVSGALASSTAWLPLVAVSAAYLAIATAGMAWAERSAPQRPAQMLALQVPLVVATIALSEGRAYLVAMPLVSMAVLFLRLRHAIALVVALVAVFAVIITRSLSLSGAAQATVGFASASGFVVVFSQLVRREREARAEVERLHDRLADYVTQVEELATTKERNRIAREVHDGLGHTLTVASVQLQAARTRIEDREVDERLERVQHILRDGLGELRRSVSMLRVSPSSPQAFARAIAELVEGSGAPDLAVELVTEGAPRTLPGAIGFTLYRAAQEALTNVRRHARAHRATVRLVYEPERVVLSIADDGVGADALSLGHGLTGLRERVAISGGTVEFETAAGRGLTVRVEVPA comes from the coding sequence GTGCAGGACGACGTGGCACCGGCAGCGCGGCCCCGCTTCGTGGGCGCGGGCACGATCATCGCGACCGTCGTGGTGGTCGTGCTCGCGGGCGTGTCGGGCGCGCTCGCGTCGAGCACGGCGTGGCTCCCGCTGGTCGCGGTGAGCGCCGCGTACCTCGCGATCGCGACCGCGGGCATGGCGTGGGCCGAGCGCAGCGCGCCGCAGCGCCCGGCGCAGATGCTCGCGCTGCAGGTCCCGCTCGTCGTCGCGACGATCGCGCTGAGCGAAGGACGCGCGTACCTCGTCGCGATGCCGCTCGTGAGCATGGCCGTGCTCTTCCTGCGGCTGCGCCACGCGATCGCGCTGGTGGTCGCGCTCGTCGCGGTGTTCGCGGTGATCATCACGCGATCGCTCTCGCTCTCGGGCGCGGCCCAGGCGACGGTCGGGTTCGCATCGGCGTCGGGCTTCGTCGTCGTGTTCTCGCAGCTGGTGCGGCGCGAGCGGGAGGCGCGCGCCGAGGTCGAGCGCCTCCACGATCGGCTCGCCGACTACGTCACGCAGGTCGAGGAGCTCGCGACGACGAAGGAGCGCAACCGCATCGCGCGCGAGGTGCACGACGGTCTCGGGCACACGCTCACCGTCGCGAGCGTGCAGCTCCAGGCCGCGCGCACGCGCATCGAGGATCGCGAGGTCGACGAGCGGCTCGAGCGCGTGCAGCACATCCTGCGCGACGGGCTCGGCGAGCTGAGGCGATCGGTGTCGATGCTGCGCGTGTCGCCGTCGAGCCCGCAGGCGTTCGCGCGCGCGATCGCCGAGCTCGTCGAGGGCTCGGGCGCGCCCGATCTCGCGGTGGAGCTGGTGACCGAGGGCGCACCGCGCACGCTGCCGGGCGCGATCGGGTTCACGCTGTATCGCGCCGCGCAGGAGGCGCTCACGAACGTGCGCCGCCATGCGCGCGCGCACCGCGCGACGGTGCGCCTCGTGTACGAGCCCGAGCGCGTGGTGCTGAGCATCGCGGACGACGGAGTGGGCGCCGATGCGCTCTCGCTCGGGCACGGCCTCACCGGTCTGCGAGAGCGCGTCGCGATCAGTGGCGGGACCGTCGAATTCGAGACCGCCGCGGGCCGCGGCCTCACCGTGCGCGTGGAGGTGCCGGCGTGA
- a CDS encoding acyl-CoA dehydrogenase family protein → MDLSFTPDQEAFREEVREFIRTQMPPHLAAKAAVDGHFEHEEVMEWHKILYRKGWVAPHWPKEVGGTGWDAARRFIFSEELEKAGAPTLSPFGLAMVGPLIIQFGSDAQKQRFLPKILSGEEAWCQGYSEPEAGSDLASLRTTAVDDGKGNFVVNGQKTWTTYGQYADWIFCLVRTNQTGKKQTGISFLLIDMKTPGVKAVPMLTTGHTPAFCDTYFDNAVVPKENVVGPVDGGWTMAKALLGHERTLIAAVGTSTRALIRVKRIAQEHGLLADPAWRGRIARLEVELEALRMQNYRALAGAQLGHAPGPESSVLKIRGSEILQQAMELAMDVMGPSCMAWFTPPGVLSPSEQWIPSAFNYTRATTIYGGSNEIQRNVIAKWILGLPAQA, encoded by the coding sequence ATGGATCTCTCGTTCACGCCCGATCAAGAAGCTTTCCGCGAGGAGGTGCGCGAGTTCATCCGCACCCAGATGCCGCCGCACCTCGCTGCGAAGGCCGCGGTCGACGGGCACTTCGAGCACGAAGAAGTGATGGAGTGGCACAAGATCCTCTACCGCAAGGGGTGGGTCGCGCCGCACTGGCCGAAGGAGGTCGGCGGCACCGGATGGGACGCCGCGCGTCGCTTCATCTTCTCCGAGGAGCTGGAGAAGGCAGGCGCGCCGACGCTCTCGCCGTTCGGGCTCGCGATGGTCGGACCGCTGATCATCCAGTTCGGATCCGACGCGCAGAAGCAGCGCTTCCTGCCGAAGATCCTCAGCGGTGAAGAGGCGTGGTGCCAGGGCTACTCGGAGCCCGAGGCGGGCAGCGATCTCGCGTCGCTGCGCACCACCGCGGTCGACGACGGCAAGGGCAACTTCGTGGTCAACGGGCAGAAGACGTGGACCACGTACGGGCAGTACGCGGACTGGATCTTCTGCCTCGTGCGCACGAACCAGACGGGCAAGAAGCAGACGGGCATCTCGTTCCTGCTGATCGACATGAAGACGCCCGGCGTGAAGGCGGTGCCGATGCTGACGACCGGGCACACGCCGGCGTTCTGCGACACGTACTTCGACAACGCGGTGGTGCCGAAGGAGAACGTCGTCGGGCCGGTCGACGGCGGATGGACGATGGCGAAGGCGCTGCTCGGGCACGAGCGAACGCTGATCGCCGCGGTGGGCACGTCGACGCGCGCGCTGATCCGGGTGAAGCGCATCGCGCAGGAGCACGGGCTGCTCGCCGATCCCGCGTGGCGCGGTCGCATCGCGCGGCTCGAGGTCGAGCTCGAGGCGCTGCGCATGCAGAACTATCGAGCGCTCGCGGGCGCGCAGCTCGGCCACGCGCCGGGGCCCGAGTCGAGCGTGCTGAAGATCCGCGGCTCCGAGATCCTGCAGCAGGCGATGGAGCTCGCGATGGACGTGATGGGACCGAGCTGCATGGCGTGGTTCACGCCGCCCGGCGTGCTCTCGCCGAGCGAGCAGTGGATCCCGTCGGCCTTCAACTACACGCGCGCGACGACGATCTACGGCGGGTCCAACGAGATCCAGCGCAACGTCATCGCGAAGTGGATCCTCGGGCTCCCTGCCCAGGCGTGA
- a CDS encoding creatininase family protein codes for MRETPIELAEMTFEEARERIAAGAIALLPTGATEAHGPHLPLATDVVISREAARRAFRLLAREGVPAVVLPPLAYAVTEYASEFAGTISLPFETAKMLARDVILGATRTGLRGVVICNAHLEPENLRALREACDEARANGARVAFPDVTRKPHALRLGEEFKSGACHAGSYETSLVLAADPFLVRTARAEALAPNPTSLSRAIRDGKKTFIEAGGPSAYFGDPAAASAVEGEQLYAELADVFATAARELAST; via the coding sequence ATGCGTGAGACGCCGATCGAGCTCGCGGAGATGACCTTCGAGGAGGCGCGCGAGCGCATCGCCGCGGGCGCGATCGCGCTGCTGCCGACGGGCGCGACCGAGGCGCACGGGCCGCACCTGCCGCTCGCGACCGACGTCGTGATCTCGCGCGAAGCGGCGCGGCGCGCGTTCCGACTGCTCGCGCGCGAGGGTGTGCCCGCGGTCGTCCTGCCGCCGCTCGCGTACGCGGTGACGGAGTACGCGAGCGAGTTCGCGGGGACGATCTCGCTGCCCTTCGAGACCGCGAAGATGCTCGCGCGCGACGTGATCCTCGGCGCGACGCGCACGGGGCTGCGCGGCGTCGTGATCTGCAACGCGCACCTCGAGCCCGAGAACCTGCGCGCGCTGCGCGAGGCGTGCGACGAGGCGCGCGCGAACGGCGCGCGCGTCGCGTTCCCCGACGTCACGCGCAAGCCGCACGCGCTGCGCCTCGGCGAGGAGTTCAAGAGCGGCGCGTGCCACGCGGGCAGCTACGAGACGAGCCTGGTGCTCGCCGCGGATCCGTTCCTCGTGCGCACCGCGCGCGCCGAGGCGCTCGCGCCGAACCCGACGTCGCTGAGCCGCGCGATCCGCGACGGCAAGAAGACGTTCATCGAGGCGGGCGGGCCGAGCGCGTACTTCGGCGATCCCGCGGCGGCGAGCGCGGTCGAGGGCGAGCAGCTCTACGCCGAGCTCGCGGACGTCTTCGCGACCGCCGCGCGCGAGCTCGCCTCGACCTGA
- a CDS encoding DUF4398 domain-containing protein: protein MQTRGALVVPALGAILITAAAGCGGAPPPTRAQAEAVAAVRSAEAVGAQEEPQAAYHLELAREQVRSAEQLIDRGRTQEAGGALMRAKADADLALALSHEADTREQAATVREQVESLQREHQP, encoded by the coding sequence ATGCAGACGAGAGGAGCCTTGGTCGTGCCCGCGCTGGGCGCGATCCTGATCACGGCAGCAGCGGGCTGCGGAGGCGCACCTCCGCCGACGCGCGCACAAGCGGAAGCGGTTGCAGCGGTGCGCTCGGCGGAGGCGGTCGGCGCGCAGGAAGAGCCGCAGGCGGCGTATCACCTCGAGCTCGCGCGTGAGCAGGTGCGCTCCGCGGAGCAGCTGATCGATCGCGGGCGGACGCAGGAGGCGGGCGGCGCGCTGATGCGCGCGAAGGCCGACGCCGACCTCGCGCTCGCGCTCTCGCACGAGGCGGACACGCGCGAGCAGGCCGCGACGGTGCGCGAGCAGGTCGAGTCCCTCCAGCGCGAGCACCAGCCCTGA